Proteins found in one Chaetodon auriga isolate fChaAug3 chromosome 12, fChaAug3.hap1, whole genome shotgun sequence genomic segment:
- the sec22ba gene encoding vesicle-trafficking protein SEC22b-A: MTSLTLIARVADGLPLAASIQEDEQSGRDLQQYQSQAKQLCRKLNAQSPDRCTLEAGDMNFHYVIAQGVCYLFLCEASFPKKMAFAYLEDLHSEFYDQYGRRVHTVTRPYSFIEFDTYIQKTKKSYIDSRARRNMGSINTELQDVQRIMVANIEEVLQRGEALSALDTKASNLSTMSKKYRSDAKYLNTRSTYAKVAAVTVFFITLIIYVRFWWL, from the exons ATGACTTCATTGACGCTGATCGCTCGCGTGGCGGACGGACTGCCGCTCGCTGCGTCCATACAGGAGGATGAGCAG tcaggaaGAGACCTCCAGCAGTACCAGAGCCAGGCCAAGCAGCTGTGCCGTAAACTCAACGCTCAGAGTCCGGACCGCTGCACGCTGGAGGCCGGGGACATGAACTTTCA CTATGTAATAGCACAAGGTGTCTGCTACCTGTTCCTCTGTGAGGCTTCATTTCCTAAAAAGATGGCTTTTGCATACCTGGAAGACCTCCACAGTGAATTCTACGACCAGTATGGAAGAAGAGTGCACACAGTGACGAGGCCGTACTCTTTCATCGAGTTTG ACACATACATCCAGAAAACTAAGAAGTCATACATCGATAGCAGGGCCAGGAGAAACATGGGCAGTATTAACACAGAGCTACAGGATGTCCAGAGAATCATGGTGGCAAATATTGAGGAAGTTCTGCAAAGAGGAGAAGCTCTTTCTG CTCTCGACACAAAAGCCAGCAATCTGTCCACAATGTCCAAAAAGTACCGCAGCGATGCCAAATACCTGAACACTCGCTCCACGTATGCCAAGGTGGCCGCGGTGACAGTGTTCTTCATCACACTCATCATCTATGTGCGTTTCTGGTGGCTCTGA